The proteins below come from a single Elusimicrobiales bacterium genomic window:
- the rsgA gene encoding ribosome small subunit-dependent GTPase A, whose amino-acid sequence MRHACALVTAHHRSGYTIRAGEREFLARVSGKYMAASSGRPDYPVAGDFVSVRFEGEAAVIEKLLPRKSLLARKKPGAGNETQPIAANVDMVFSVMGLDGNFNPRRLERLLAAAAGSGAECAVILTKRDLLPAPQLEEKIRLARPSCGNAPLFCASGLTGEGVAGIRAAISEKTVCFIGSSGVGKSALINRLLGEEAAKTGPARPNDCRGRHTTTARQMYFLPGGGAVIDTPGVREMGLLEERTAGVSEVFPDIEEAALNCRFTSCHHEDEAGCAVKAAVESGAITAERYSSYMKLKRETAPPPEYLRRKMLRLRRQGGGC is encoded by the coding sequence ATGCGCCATGCCTGCGCCCTGGTTACCGCACATCACCGCAGCGGCTACACCATACGCGCCGGCGAGAGGGAATTCCTTGCCCGGGTGAGCGGCAAATACATGGCCGCCAGCTCCGGCAGGCCGGATTATCCGGTGGCAGGGGATTTTGTCTCCGTCCGTTTTGAGGGCGAGGCGGCGGTTATAGAGAAACTGCTGCCGCGCAAAAGCCTGCTGGCGCGCAAAAAGCCCGGAGCGGGCAACGAAACGCAGCCCATCGCCGCCAATGTTGACATGGTGTTTTCGGTTATGGGGCTGGATGGCAATTTCAATCCGCGCCGGCTGGAGCGGCTGCTGGCCGCCGCCGCCGGCAGCGGCGCCGAATGCGCGGTGATTCTGACAAAGCGCGATTTGCTCCCCGCCCCGCAGCTGGAGGAAAAAATCCGGCTGGCGCGCCCGTCCTGCGGGAATGCGCCGCTGTTTTGCGCCAGCGGGCTTACGGGCGAAGGCGTCGCCGGAATACGGGCCGCGATTTCGGAAAAAACGGTGTGTTTTATCGGCTCTTCCGGCGTGGGCAAAAGCGCGCTTATAAACCGGCTGCTGGGGGAAGAGGCCGCCAAAACCGGGCCCGCCCGCCCCAATGACTGCCGCGGCAGGCATACCACCACGGCGCGGCAGATGTATTTTCTTCCGGGCGGCGGCGCGGTCATAGACACCCCCGGAGTGCGCGAGATGGGCCTGCTGGAGGAGCGGACTGCCGGCGTGTCTGAAGTTTTCCCGGATATAGAGGAGGCCGCCCTGAACTGCCGGTTCACCAGCTGCCACCATGAAGACGAGGCCGGCTGCGCGGTCAAAGCCGCTGTTGAGAGCGGCGCGATAACGGCTGAAAGATACTCAAGCTACATGAAGCTCAAGCGCGAGACCGCCCCTCCGCCGGAATACCTGCGCCGCAAAATGCTGCGCCTGCGCCGGCAGGGCGGAGGCTGCTGA
- a CDS encoding ATP-binding protein, whose translation MTEFNPETHFAPAKRSSEQEINVQALKLRAELAFGAVLDAVSELVFILNMDRQIVYANRRAADAFGAARPLAGLRHGEALGCQNALKSSGGCGTAPLCKYCGAMRALVETALLGKPSVQECRLTVSPGGVRALDLTVSTYPLDIDGERFIVFHAADIAAGKRMEVIGQVFFHDMLNTMTALSGFLDIVGAEASRLPPEFQGYFSRARTLAVIIQDEMLSHRLLVAAEAGHVPVSPVKINTGAFLRQSAGFYGGCNIARGKALELVPGFAETDIETDKSFLNRIINAMLKNALEETEKGGKVALNCQARDGKVVFSVHNSRHMTRETQLQVFTRSFSTKGKGRGLGTWSMKLFGERFLKGRVWFETDSSKGTTFFLELPVKLPA comes from the coding sequence ATGACAGAATTCAACCCGGAAACGCATTTCGCGCCGGCTAAACGCTCCTCCGAGCAGGAGATAAACGTCCAGGCCCTGAAGCTGCGCGCGGAACTGGCTTTCGGCGCCGTGCTGGACGCCGTCTCCGAACTGGTTTTCATCCTTAACATGGACAGGCAGATAGTCTATGCCAACCGCCGCGCCGCGGACGCCTTCGGCGCCGCCAGGCCGCTTGCCGGGCTGCGCCACGGCGAGGCGCTGGGCTGCCAGAACGCGCTGAAATCTTCCGGCGGGTGCGGCACGGCGCCGCTGTGCAAGTATTGCGGCGCGATGCGCGCGCTTGTGGAAACCGCGCTTCTGGGCAAGCCTTCCGTGCAGGAATGCCGGCTTACGGTGAGTCCGGGCGGGGTGCGCGCGCTGGATTTGACGGTGTCCACCTATCCGCTGGATATAGACGGGGAGCGTTTCATAGTTTTTCACGCCGCCGACATAGCCGCCGGTAAGCGGATGGAGGTTATCGGCCAGGTGTTTTTCCACGATATGCTAAACACCATGACCGCGCTAAGCGGATTTCTGGATATTGTGGGCGCGGAAGCGTCGCGGCTGCCGCCGGAATTCCAGGGGTATTTTTCACGCGCCAGGACGCTGGCGGTCATAATTCAGGACGAGATGCTCTCCCACCGGCTGCTGGTGGCGGCGGAGGCCGGGCATGTGCCGGTGTCGCCGGTCAAGATAAACACGGGCGCGTTTCTGCGCCAGTCCGCAGGTTTCTACGGCGGCTGCAACATAGCGCGTGGGAAAGCGCTGGAACTGGTTCCCGGTTTTGCCGAAACGGATATTGAAACCGATAAATCCTTCCTCAACCGCATAATAAACGCGATGCTCAAAAACGCGCTGGAAGAGACCGAGAAAGGCGGCAAAGTCGCGCTGAACTGCCAGGCGCGGGACGGCAAGGTCGTTTTCAGCGTGCATAACAGCCGCCATATGACCAGGGAAACGCAGTTGCAGGTGTTCACCCGCTCTTTTTCCACCAAAGGCAAGGGCCGGGGGCTTGGCACCTGGAGCATGAAGCTATTCGGCGAGCGTTTCCTGAAAGGCCGCGTCTGGTTTGAGACGGATTCTTCCAAAGGCACCACATTCTTCCTGGAATTGCCCGTAAAACTTCCCGCCTGA
- a CDS encoding cysteine rich repeat-containing protein, which translates to MKKVIILTAFCALAVCSAHAQRAGVSASQENGPCAADTDKVCPGMKNGGGALMNCLRQRKADVSSACRAHIDKVVAQAEADSAACRADAESFCKNLPPGVGLELKCLADNFTKLSAACKAKVGKAAPCRAEAEKLCPGIKPGPKMRECLKARESALSAECKSRMSQPGDEIKAKIQAKMQACKADIPKFCAAVKTGGGAVFKCLRTHEENLSAECRAVLPKGPVEISEKVKARKTKKS; encoded by the coding sequence ATGAAAAAGGTAATAATTCTTACGGCTTTTTGCGCGCTGGCGGTTTGTTCCGCGCATGCGCAGCGGGCGGGTGTTTCCGCATCGCAGGAAAACGGCCCGTGCGCGGCGGATACCGACAAGGTCTGTCCCGGCATGAAAAACGGCGGCGGGGCGCTTATGAACTGCCTCAGGCAGCGCAAGGCGGACGTTTCCTCTGCGTGCAGGGCTCATATAGACAAGGTTGTCGCCCAAGCCGAGGCGGACAGTGCGGCCTGCAGGGCGGACGCGGAATCTTTCTGCAAAAACCTGCCCCCGGGCGTCGGCCTGGAGCTTAAATGCCTTGCGGATAATTTCACGAAACTCTCCGCCGCCTGCAAGGCGAAAGTGGGCAAAGCCGCCCCCTGCCGCGCAGAGGCGGAAAAATTGTGTCCCGGAATAAAGCCCGGCCCCAAGATGCGCGAGTGCCTGAAAGCGCGCGAGTCCGCGCTGTCCGCCGAATGCAAAAGCCGCATGTCCCAGCCCGGCGACGAAATAAAGGCGAAGATACAGGCGAAAATGCAGGCCTGCAAGGCCGATATCCCCAAATTCTGCGCGGCTGTCAAAACCGGGGGCGGAGCGGTGTTCAAATGCCTCAGGACGCATGAGGAAAATCTTTCGGCGGAATGCAGAGCAGTCCTCCCCAAAGGCCCCGTGGAGATAAGCGAAAAAGTCAAAGCGCGGAAAACCAAAAAGAGCTGA